A region of the Triplophysa rosa linkage group LG5, Trosa_1v2, whole genome shotgun sequence genome:
ggagatgccgctctttctcacctcacaatgaagacggctctcgggagggcgctcaagagggtagcggacctacaagcattctccgtgtccacagattgcctaaaactcgggcccggtcattctcacgctatcctgagacccaggcccggctacgtgcccaaagttcccaccactccccctagacaccaggtggtgaacttacaggcgctccccaccggggaggaagacccaatcccatccgtgttgtgtccagtacgtgcattgcgcctctacttggaccgcacgcagagcctcAGGAGCTCTgaacagctctttgtctgttttggagatcagcagggagggcgggctgtctcaaacagagattggcgcactggatcatggacgccgtcacgaTGGCGTAACTGTTCtaaagatcgcccgtgcccactgaccgcacgcagagccgcaggagctctgaacagctctttgtctgttttggagatcagcagggagggctgtctcaaacagagattggcgcactggatcatggacgccgtcacgaTGGCGTAACTGTACtaaagatcgcccgtgcccactgaccgcacgcagagccgcaggagctctgaacagctctttgtctgttttggagatcagcagggagggctgtctcaaacagagattggcgcactggatcatggacgccgtcactacggcgtaatTGTCCtaaagatcgcccgtgcccactgtgctcaaacagagattggcgcactggatcatggacgccgtcactacggcgtaacTGTCCtaaagatcgcccgtgcccactggtTGAGAGCTCCGCGGgttgagagctctctccacacagagtatagcctcctcgtgggcactggctcgaggcgcctctctggcagacatctgcagagctgcgggttgggctacacccatcaccttcgcgaggtcctacagcctctgcgtaaaaccggtatcaacTCGAGTCTTGCttggcatcaggcaagaccggcggccggtagggtgtatgcCTATGACAGTACTTCCCCCCCTTTCTTCTAGGGGGATCggcgtactaaactagcctcccttcttcccccactgggtgaagaacaggcactccatccatcattaagcaagcacctcctgcgggcgggctgggcagagcaaccctgccccttaggccgggtaccaactgagttatccacagcatagctctaaccgaaccccccagcagggcggttccgtctgatgtatcctcatgattggttcccaccttggtaacccatgaccttcgctaggtggacctccacctcgcggttaactccttcagtccgcacttttctcccatgagttctcccctaatggtgagaccatgttggtatctccactaaactcctccctgcggtaggaactggtctctgtagcgcatcccccacttgaggaagtagcgcttacccagtggccttacggtaccgggcggattctcgctgttagagaaacaaggccgccgcctgtgaggccgaaggcaggggccttcccacctttcaagaaagctctgggaccccctacctacccactggtaagttacaatttcgcggtagcgctcacggctgacacgcccaggccagtcaccgtcgcttcactagagattgtgacagggcacagtgttgtggcgttttccataggaaccccatctttcggctcgacacaacgtcaagagactgacagaaagggaacgtcttggttacggatgtaacctcagttccctgatggagggaacgatatgttgtgtcctccttgccaccacacgtgctgcccactgcagcagtcgtgagaggtctcaggctcctcagaactaaggtgaatgaatgaggcacgccgtctcccttttatacccggatatctgggggcggagtccggcatgcaaatttcattcgccaatttcattggccttttctaagaagtcggaagcgattggttctcagggacgaaccccatctgtcggctcgacacaacgtctcgttccctccatcagggaacggaggttacatccataaccaagacgttttccccatagcgtcctgctatgCAGTTCTCGTTCCcatatctcagggaaccgaggttacgtaaGTAACCGAGTAcattctgacttctatctcttttctactctttctatccttatttttttttaatccttAGCTTTGTTTTCTGTGCTGAGCTATATGACACAAGTTTTTACTGCGCTTTTTGTTGTACTTATATTGTaacaattgcttctattgtttacctcatttgtaagtctctttggaaaaaagcgtctgctaaatgacactAAGTCATCAttaatgtgatcagtgtttgttttagttggGCTGTTGACACTAATTTCTAGTGTTTAAAAGGATCTACAGAAAACACtcatcacaataatggtggtttgtgTAATAATGGTGGACCCACTACTCTGCACTTTTTGTGTATCTCTCTTATTTAACACAAATCTTTCAAATCATCAGCTCATTAGAAGAAATTTCCTGATAAGATGGTGATTTGAAGCAGGTGTGTTAAAGAAGAGAGACACACAAAATGTGCAGAGCAGTGGATGAGAACATCTAATTATATCGCAGTATCTCAAGAGTGATTTAAAATTTGTACTATACATAGCGCCATTCCTCAAAGTGCTGTGCAAAAGTTTTCCTCTCATATTGCATTGCAGCTTATGGTATGACAGTAATACTGTAGGATTTCACTGTAAATTCACATCACCATTTATATTGTAATGTTAAACTCTATGTAACTTTCTTTGACAAAATATTTTGGAACATGATAATAATATTTTGATTACTATAGgctaaattgtttttaaattttttctctaaccatgttaatgttatttatttctaGGCTACACAATATACACAGATCCAACAAATGATGTCTTTTAGGGGGATCTTAATCTCACAAAATGTCACACTGTGTCACAAAGTTTGTGGTACAAAAAGTAAGTAAAAGCTTTGAAACATAAAGAAGTTTTCCAGAAATATTATTCAAGTTCCTTTGAGTTTCTTCTGGTTCACCCAGTAAAAGATAAACTTTAAAGACTTTTTATTACATGAAAAGTGTCTTAAAATGTGAGTTTAAGGAGGAGTGACATTATCTTCTTTGTTTTAAtcagaatttgtatttattgttaaCTTAGTTAACTAAGTTTTAGTACTATTAGTTACCACAGAAAACCACTTGTTGTAAAATAAGGGGTGGTTATATTTGTTTCCTTTTATTTACAGTGCCAAATAATCCACAGCAAAGAATCCCCATCAACATTAATGATATTCCTCTTGCCGATCGTTTAACCAGACGGATTGTTCTTCTGGGTAAAACTGGTGTTGGGAAGAGTGCAGTTGGAAACACAATACTGGGAGAGAATGTGTTCAGATCTCGGCTGAGTACAAAATCAGTAACCAGTAAATGTTCAGAAGCCACTGTTCCAAACACTGTTTCAGGCAGATCTGTGTCTGTAGTTGATACTCCTGGATTCATTGACACACAGATGAAACCTGATGAGTTAATAACAGAGATAGCGAGAAGTGTTTATTTATCCAGTCCAGGACCTCAGGCTTTTCTCATTGTGTTAAGAGCATGTGACAGATTCACTGAGCAGGAGCAGCTGATTCTTGAGAAGATTGAGACATTGTTTGGTCAGGAGGTGTTAAAATACTCCATCATTCTCTTCACTCATGGAGATATGCTAGAAGACGAGACAGTAGAGGAGCTCATTGAAGAGAATAAAAATTTAAGTAAGCTAGTTGATCAGTGTGGAGGCAGATATCACGTCTTcaacaataaagataaaaataacaGAGAGCAGGTGAATGATCTACTGCAAAAGATTGATGCAATGATAGAGCAGAATGGAGGAGGACACTACAGTAATCAGATGTTTGAAGATGCGAGAGGAATCAAGCGATTTCTGCTGTTTTTGGAAAAGTATAAGCATCATATTTATATGGCAGCCATGGCAGCTGGTTTATTAGTTGGTGGTGCAGTTGGAGGAGCTTTTGTTTATGGAGTAGTTGGTGGGGCTGTTGGTGGGGCTGTTGGTGGAGGTGTAGTTGGAGGTGTAGTCGGTAAAACTAAAAGTGGAACTGTAACTGGAGCTGTTTGTGGAGCTGTTGGTGGAGCTGCTGTTGGTGCCGCTGTTAGTGGAGCTGTAGTTGGTGCAGCTGCTTCTGCCAGTGTTGGAGTTGCTGTTGCTAATGCTGTTGGAGTTGTCAGTGGAGCTGCTGTTGGAGGAGCTGTTGGTGGAGTTTCTAGTGGAGATGTTAAAGGAGTCGTTGCTGGAGCTCTTGCCGGAGCTGTTGTTGGTGGAGCTGCTGTTGGTGGAGCCGCTGTTGGTGCAGCTCTTACTGGCACTGTTGGTAAAGCTGCTGTTTCTGGAGCCATTGCCGGTGGAACTGTTGGTGGAGCTGCCATAGGTGGAGCTGTTAGTGGAAGTTTTGATGGTGCTCTTAAGGGTGGAGTGGCTGTTGGTGGAGCTGTTTTTACTGGAGCGGCTGTTGGAAAATATGTTGTTGGTTTAGCGGTTGGTAGTGGACCTGTTGGTAGTGATGCTTGTTGTGAAGTTGTTAGAACTGATATAGAAGTTGTTGATGTTTGTGCACCACAGTTACCGAGCACCACAGTTACTGAGTTAAAAGAGTACATCTCAATGGAGAAAATAgatttcaattatttgtttaaagtgaGTACTCTAACAATGTAGTCTTAAAAACTTAAACATTAAACCATATGTCTTCACATAAGTAGCAAAGACACTGCAAATGTATCTGCAGATACTGTTTTACAAATAGAACATATATATAATCTTAATATAGAGTCTAAACAGATCATTGCCTGTTTttactaaaacacaaaaaatttaCTTAACAGGACTATATGTTATAATCCCAAATTTTCAAAATTTAACTTATTCTCAACATTACAAAACATATGACTGTTGGATTATCTGTTCGGTGTCTTTAATGTAACAGTTGAtgattttatttacattcagTTGAAGTCAGATTAATTTCTTTAGTTTATTTTGATCATCTCAATGTTTTTTGTCTCATGCATTCCCCCTGGCTGTAAGAACTTTGCGAGTGTAGTTGACTAATTTTGAATATCAGATTTGTATTTGTAGTTGATTTTAAACACTAATTGAATTTTAACACAATTTATATTGTCCACTTTTGTTCTTATCAAGAATGTTTCTTTATGTATTACATCAATAAATGTATTCCAGTTTATGAATAATTTCTATAAATGTCACATGATGTTTCGTTtggcttttaaaataaaaatagcctTCTCTGTTTAAATGTGATATTTATTAGTGGTTccattctttttttaacattgaacACTGTAAATCGTTGTCCTGTAATTTAATGGTAcaacactgttgccagtaatttactgttaaTTGTACAGTTCTTTACTGTAATCTACTTTACAGTATGTTACTCTAAAATACCATGCACTTGCAGTGCTACGACCTCCCATCAGCATATGACTCCACAGTACCTTAAGAGTGAATTAAAATCGGTGCTTTAAATAATGGCATTCCTGAAAGTGTTATGTAACAGTTTTCTTCCCATATTGCATTGCAGTTTACAGTATGACCATGTCTGAAAAACTGCTTGATTTCACAGT
Encoded here:
- the LOC130554296 gene encoding fibroin heavy chain-like — its product is MMSFRGILISQNVTLCHKVCGTKMPNNPQQRIPININDIPLADRLTRRIVLLGKTGVGKSAVGNTILGENVFRSRLSTKSVTSKCSEATVPNTVSGRSVSVVDTPGFIDTQMKPDELITEIARSVYLSSPGPQAFLIVLRACDRFTEQEQLILEKIETLFGQEVLKYSIILFTHGDMLEDETVEELIEENKNLSKLVDQCGGRYHVFNNKDKNNREQVNDLLQKIDAMIEQNGGGHYSNQMFEDARGIKRFLLFLEKYKHHIYMAAMAAGLLVGGAVGGAFVYGVVGGAVGGAVGGGVVGGVVGKTKSGTVTGAVCGAVGGAAVGAAVSGAVVGAAASASVGVAVANAVGVVSGAAVGGAVGGVSSGDVKGVVAGALAGAVVGGAAVGGAAVGAALTGTVGKAAVSGAIAGGTVGGAAIGGAVSGSFDGALKGGVAVGGAVFTGAAVGKYVVGLAVGSGPVGSDACCEVVRTDIEVVDVCAPQLPSTTVTELKEYISMEKIDFNYLFKVSTLTM